A single region of the Deinococcus fonticola genome encodes:
- the rplU gene encoding 50S ribosomal protein L21, whose translation MFAIIQTGGKQYRVSEGDVIRVESLKGEAGDKLDLKPIFVGGDQVVFGDDAGKFTVNAEVVEHGRGKKIYIRKYKSGIQYRRRTGHRQDYTAIKILGIKG comes from the coding sequence ATGTTTGCAATCATTCAAACGGGCGGGAAGCAGTACCGCGTCTCCGAAGGCGACGTGATCCGTGTCGAGAGCCTCAAAGGCGAAGCGGGCGATAAACTCGACCTGAAACCCATCTTCGTGGGTGGCGACCAGGTGGTTTTCGGCGACGACGCCGGTAAGTTCACCGTGAACGCCGAAGTGGTCGAGCACGGCCGCGGCAAGAAAATCTACATCCGCAAGTACAAGAGCGGCATTCAGTACCGCCGCCGCACCGGTCACCGTCAGGACTACACGGCGATCAAGATTCTGGGAATCAAAGGGTAA
- a CDS encoding ABC transporter substrate-binding protein, whose protein sequence is MKKLLLLSWLLLGAAQAAAPQDTLVIMQGADIPTLDPGAAYDDSSGSIVENVYERLVGYKGSSIRQFEPMLATKWAISNGNKTYTFDLRKGVKFHSGAPFTCADARYTFQRNLVTNNSNSGNWFLSESLLGTQDNAWKDKTITWARIQKAVECNAAGQLVFNMPKPDGTFLAKLAFYGNGIVERAYSAKIGEWSGTEKDWRDWVGKDLTDSKLSRAPNGTGAYRFLRMDAGSILLEAFPAYWGGKAPIDRVLRRKVTDQAVRIQAFLKGDADFIEGGSRAVDEEQIKGKPGVGWVDDLPNVTAAAILMNNSIKDPRLIGSGKLDGQGIPADFFANINVRKAFSYAYNYPEAINVLLNGKGKQRTMLMPDAFFGYDDSIKMYTYNPAQAAYFFKQAYKGELWNKGFKLVVNYRAGSVGAQTNFELLKKSIEAINPKFKIVLQPKQWSDLISDSKLGKESLFLITWIPDYADPDNFLYTYYASDGFYSSVSNYRDERMDILLQQARQTGNPVERSKWYSQLGKRAYDTAPAINMAAATRFVHFRNNLVGISAENFNPMLTSPGGVLWKDLRKK, encoded by the coding sequence ATGAAGAAGTTGCTGCTGCTTTCGTGGCTGCTGCTGGGCGCTGCCCAGGCCGCCGCTCCTCAGGACACCCTGGTCATCATGCAGGGGGCCGACATCCCTACCCTGGATCCCGGGGCCGCCTACGACGACAGCTCCGGTAGCATCGTCGAGAACGTGTACGAAAGGCTGGTGGGGTACAAAGGGTCGTCCATACGCCAGTTCGAGCCGATGCTGGCCACCAAATGGGCCATCAGCAACGGCAACAAGACCTACACCTTCGACCTGCGGAAAGGGGTGAAATTCCATAGCGGCGCGCCCTTTACCTGCGCGGACGCCCGCTACACCTTCCAACGCAACCTGGTGACCAACAACAGCAACAGTGGCAACTGGTTCCTTTCCGAAAGCCTGCTGGGTACGCAGGACAACGCCTGGAAAGACAAAACCATTACCTGGGCACGGATTCAGAAGGCGGTAGAGTGCAACGCGGCCGGACAACTGGTTTTCAACATGCCCAAACCAGACGGTACCTTTCTGGCCAAGCTGGCCTTCTACGGTAACGGCATCGTGGAACGCGCCTACAGCGCCAAAATAGGCGAATGGAGCGGCACCGAGAAGGACTGGCGCGACTGGGTGGGCAAAGACCTGACCGACTCGAAACTGAGTAGGGCACCCAACGGCACCGGCGCGTACCGTTTCTTACGCATGGACGCCGGCAGCATCCTGCTGGAAGCCTTTCCTGCCTACTGGGGCGGTAAGGCGCCCATCGACCGCGTACTGCGCCGCAAAGTGACGGATCAAGCTGTGCGCATTCAGGCTTTCCTGAAAGGCGACGCCGACTTCATCGAGGGTGGCAGCCGCGCTGTGGACGAGGAACAGATCAAAGGCAAGCCGGGTGTGGGCTGGGTCGACGACCTGCCGAACGTCACCGCAGCGGCCATTCTGATGAACAACAGCATCAAAGACCCGCGCCTGATCGGCAGTGGCAAACTGGACGGACAGGGCATCCCGGCGGACTTCTTTGCCAACATCAACGTCCGCAAGGCCTTCAGTTACGCATACAACTACCCTGAGGCGATCAATGTCCTGCTCAACGGCAAGGGCAAACAGCGCACCATGCTGATGCCTGACGCCTTCTTCGGATACGACGACAGCATCAAGATGTACACCTATAACCCCGCGCAGGCCGCCTATTTCTTCAAGCAAGCGTACAAGGGCGAACTGTGGAACAAGGGTTTCAAGCTCGTCGTGAATTACCGCGCAGGCAGTGTCGGGGCACAGACGAACTTTGAATTGCTGAAGAAAAGCATCGAGGCGATCAACCCGAAATTCAAGATCGTCCTTCAGCCCAAGCAGTGGAGCGACCTGATCAGCGACAGCAAACTCGGCAAGGAATCGCTGTTCCTGATCACCTGGATTCCCGATTACGCCGACCCCGACAACTTCTTGTACACCTACTACGCCAGTGACGGGTTCTATTCCAGCGTGTCCAACTACCGCGACGAACGCATGGACATCCTGCTGCAACAGGCCCGCCAGACGGGCAACCCCGTGGAGCGCAGCAAGTGGTACTCGCAGCTCGGCAAGCGTGCCTACGACACGGCCCCCGCCATCAACATGGCTGCCGCCACGCGCTTCGTGCATTTCCGCAACAATCTGGTGGGCATCTCTGCCGAAAACTTCAACCCCATGCTGACCTCCCCGGGCGGCGTGCTGTGGAAGGACCTGCGCAAGAAATAA
- a CDS encoding aminopeptidase, translating to MASVLFLTSCDTARYLWQAAGGQLSLLRNARPIPEVLANPGTSPEVRRKLALAQQVRQFALTELGLPDHGSFRSFVDLGRPHVVWNVFSAPEFSLELRTRCFPVVGCVAYQGFFREADARQEEQKRRANGDDVMVGGVSAYSTLGYLKDPVLSSMFTNSDAWLVRTIIHELSHPALYVAGDTVFSESYATTVENEGMKRWLERYGTPELAAQDAAERQRNEQWQALSLGARRQLAELYAQSLPEAQKRQRKATILDDLQSRATALRREWFGPEASPAARQNNASLGAVAAYADLVPDFETLLARVQGDIPNFIQEAEKCARKPKDERVACLQGK from the coding sequence GTGGCGAGCGTTTTGTTCTTGACCTCGTGCGATACGGCCCGTTACCTGTGGCAGGCGGCTGGTGGACAGCTTTCGCTGCTGCGGAACGCCAGGCCCATCCCGGAGGTGCTGGCGAACCCCGGAACATCTCCCGAAGTGCGCCGCAAACTGGCGCTGGCCCAGCAGGTGCGGCAATTTGCCCTGACCGAACTGGGCCTCCCGGATCACGGTTCCTTCCGTTCGTTCGTTGACCTGGGCCGCCCGCACGTGGTGTGGAACGTGTTCAGTGCCCCGGAATTCAGCCTCGAGTTGCGGACGCGCTGCTTTCCGGTGGTGGGATGCGTGGCGTACCAGGGATTCTTTCGTGAAGCCGACGCCCGTCAGGAAGAACAGAAACGCCGCGCAAACGGCGACGATGTGATGGTGGGGGGCGTGTCGGCGTACAGCACCCTGGGCTACCTGAAAGACCCGGTGCTGTCCAGCATGTTCACCAACAGTGACGCCTGGCTGGTGCGCACCATCATTCACGAGCTGTCTCACCCGGCGCTGTACGTGGCGGGCGACACGGTGTTCAGCGAGTCCTACGCCACCACCGTCGAGAACGAGGGGATGAAGCGCTGGCTGGAGCGGTACGGCACACCGGAATTGGCCGCCCAGGACGCCGCCGAACGTCAGCGCAACGAGCAGTGGCAGGCGCTGTCCCTCGGTGCCCGCCGGCAACTGGCGGAACTGTACGCGCAGTCCCTCCCCGAGGCCCAGAAACGCCAGCGAAAAGCAACCATTCTGGATGACCTGCAAAGTCGCGCCACCGCCCTGCGCCGCGAGTGGTTCGGCCCGGAGGCCAGCCCCGCCGCACGCCAGAACAACGCCTCGCTGGGGGCGGTGGCCGCCTACGCCGACCTCGTGCCTGATTTCGAGACGCTCCTGGCCCGCGTTCAGGGGGACATTCCCAACTTCATTCAGGAAGCGGAGAAGTGCGCCCGGAAACCGAAAGATGAGCGGGTGGCTTGCCTGCAAGGCAAGTAA
- the mutY gene encoding A/G-specific adenine glycosylase has protein sequence MLPTDLAAFRTALLNWFGAAGRDLPWRAGAEGARDPYRVWVSEILLQQTQVARGLLYYERFLTAFPTVQALAAAPVEDVLKAWEGCGYYTRARNLHRAAKQVAQQGFPTTYEGWLALPGVGPYTAAAISSLSCGEKRAVNDGNVRRVLARLYGEKTPTEAWVQQRADELLDPDRPGAWNEAVMDLGATTCTPKKPRCPECPVSALCTAFQSGEPTAYPAPKARAAVKELRAVALLIGDDQEAVLEQRSGTLLGGLFGLPLEEVKGSEQPEAALSRLLTRLHAQEPALLGTVTHTMTHRHIRMDVYRARAQSPRVCVQDAALSRLDHKALALMKARQESLFNFDS, from the coding sequence ATGCTGCCCACGGATCTCGCCGCCTTTCGCACGGCCCTCCTGAACTGGTTCGGCGCCGCCGGGCGTGACCTGCCGTGGCGGGCCGGCGCAGAGGGCGCGCGTGACCCCTACCGCGTGTGGGTGTCGGAAATTCTGTTGCAGCAGACCCAGGTGGCGCGCGGGCTGCTGTACTACGAACGTTTTCTGACCGCCTTCCCGACGGTGCAGGCCCTGGCCGCCGCGCCTGTCGAGGACGTGCTGAAAGCCTGGGAGGGCTGCGGCTATTACACCCGCGCCCGCAACCTGCACCGCGCCGCAAAACAGGTGGCGCAGCAGGGTTTCCCCACCACTTACGAAGGCTGGCTGGCCTTGCCGGGTGTGGGGCCTTACACGGCCGCGGCCATCAGCAGCCTGTCATGCGGGGAAAAAAGAGCCGTGAACGACGGCAACGTCCGGCGCGTCCTGGCCCGCCTGTATGGCGAGAAGACCCCGACGGAAGCCTGGGTGCAGCAGAGGGCCGACGAGCTGCTCGACCCGGATCGGCCCGGCGCGTGGAACGAAGCGGTCATGGATCTGGGCGCGACCACCTGCACACCGAAGAAACCGCGCTGCCCCGAGTGTCCAGTGAGCGCTTTGTGTACGGCGTTTCAGTCGGGTGAACCCACCGCCTACCCCGCCCCGAAAGCCCGGGCCGCCGTTAAGGAACTCCGGGCGGTGGCCCTCTTGATCGGTGATGACCAGGAAGCGGTGCTGGAGCAGCGCAGCGGAACCCTGCTGGGCGGCCTGTTCGGGCTGCCGCTGGAGGAAGTGAAGGGCAGCGAACAACCGGAGGCGGCCCTGTCGCGCCTGCTGACACGGCTTCATGCTCAGGAACCTGCGCTCCTGGGCACCGTGACGCACACCATGACGCACCGCCACATCCGTATGGACGTGTACCGCGCCCGGGCCCAGTCGCCCCGCGTGTGCGTGCAGGACGCCGCCCTGTCGCGCCTGGATCACAAGGCACTGGCACTCATGAAGGCACGGCAGGAAAGCCTGTTCAACTTCGACTCCTGA
- the rpmA gene encoding 50S ribosomal protein L27, translated as MAHKKGVGSSKNGRDSQPKYLGVKKFGGEKVLAGNILVRQRGTKFKAGPNVGMGRDHTLFALVDGNVVFTNRGRSGRFISVQAPQTEAAAD; from the coding sequence ATGGCTCACAAGAAAGGCGTAGGTTCGTCCAAGAACGGACGCGACAGCCAACCCAAGTACCTGGGCGTGAAGAAGTTCGGCGGCGAGAAAGTCCTGGCCGGCAACATCCTGGTGCGCCAGCGCGGCACCAAGTTCAAGGCTGGCCCGAACGTCGGGATGGGCCGTGACCACACGCTGTTCGCCCTGGTGGACGGCAACGTGGTGTTCACGAACCGTGGCCGCAGCGGACGCTTCATCAGCGTTCAGGCCCCCCAGACCGAAGCTGCTGCCGACTGA
- a CDS encoding DUF418 domain-containing protein — MTVPATPSAPESAGPVRDRSPLPDVLRGLALAGILIVNMQDFAGFRVWRQSGLDGIAQTLTDVLANGRFISIFAMLFGWGAAGLLARHGAGLFVKRHLILLLIGSLHFVLVWHGDIISNYALLGLSLLMFGSLGVRALLSVAGVSGGWWLVEKSLDAARSFAYQPLPRSANLPDLAPGITYPQVLSERAREFLPDLLGGSLYNGFWLLALFCLGAAAYKTGLLTRPQQHVPLLRKLAVWGTLAGGILGMWLAYLNTRPDFASALLGIPVRMGGGLAGALGYVGIIGLLTVQGRLGWLKQFANSGRIAMSNYLAQSLVMTTLFYPYAGAQWGRWGAASTLALALAFSAGQVWLSGLIVQRYGSGPLERLVRRIVYGSRKEHHA; from the coding sequence GTGACTGTTCCCGCCACTCCCTCCGCTCCTGAGTCTGCTGGGCCGGTGCGTGACCGCTCCCCGCTGCCCGACGTGCTGCGCGGGCTGGCCCTGGCCGGCATCCTGATCGTGAACATGCAGGATTTTGCGGGCTTCCGGGTATGGCGCCAGTCCGGCCTGGACGGCATTGCGCAGACCCTCACGGACGTGCTGGCCAACGGGCGCTTCATCAGTATTTTTGCCATGCTGTTCGGGTGGGGCGCGGCGGGGTTGCTGGCGCGGCACGGCGCAGGGCTGTTCGTCAAGCGGCACCTGATCCTGCTGCTGATCGGCTCGCTGCACTTCGTGCTGGTGTGGCACGGGGACATCATCAGCAATTACGCCCTGCTCGGCCTGTCACTGCTGATGTTCGGTTCGCTCGGGGTCAGGGCGCTGCTGAGCGTCGCGGGGGTGTCGGGCGGGTGGTGGCTGGTGGAAAAATCACTGGACGCCGCCCGCTCTTTCGCCTATCAGCCCCTGCCACGTTCCGCGAACCTGCCCGACCTGGCCCCCGGCATCACCTACCCACAGGTGTTGAGCGAAAGAGCCCGTGAATTCCTGCCTGATCTGCTTGGCGGCAGCCTTTACAACGGGTTCTGGCTGCTGGCGCTGTTCTGCCTGGGGGCGGCGGCGTACAAAACTGGGCTGCTGACCCGCCCGCAGCAGCATGTACCGCTGCTCAGGAAACTGGCCGTCTGGGGCACCCTGGCTGGTGGGATCCTGGGCATGTGGCTGGCTTACCTGAACACGCGGCCAGATTTCGCCAGCGCCCTGCTGGGCATTCCCGTGCGGATGGGCGGCGGCCTGGCGGGCGCGCTGGGGTACGTGGGCATCATCGGTCTGCTGACCGTGCAGGGCCGCCTGGGGTGGCTCAAGCAGTTTGCCAACAGTGGCCGCATCGCCATGAGCAACTACCTGGCCCAGAGCCTTGTGATGACCACCCTCTTCTACCCTTACGCCGGAGCGCAGTGGGGTAGGTGGGGTGCGGCGTCCACCCTGGCCCTGGCGCTGGCCTTCAGTGCCGGGCAGGTGTGGCTGAGCGGCCTGATCGTGCAGCGGTACGGCAGCGGCCCTCTGGAGAGACTGGTGCGGCGTATCGTGTACGGGTCAAGGAAGGAACACCATGCGTAG
- the obgE gene encoding GTPase ObgE yields the protein MAFRDVLNIEVAAGNGGDGSMSFHRAKYMEKGGPDGGHGGKGGDIILRATQSVESLERLVGKRKFKAPNGGYGEGRLRQGADGEDVFIDVPVGTTAFDEDSGKVIADLVAVGQEKVIARGGAGGRGNSTFTSSTRQAPRFAELGVPGQKRRVRLELRLIADVGLVGYPNAGKSSLLAALSRANPAIADYPFTTLSPILGVVQRENADERFTMADIPGIIEGASEGKGLGLEFLRHISRTRLLIYVLDVTRDPVEELRQLQAELRTYDATLLENVAVIALNKIELVDEELASMVEDDLVHSGLPVLKVSAREGHGLPELKETLFQMLPEFELWAERNALELEPDQVIEAPLSITFRIDPAAKGVGIINDGQPERVWEVHGGGFQEKLVRFSRYMEEAAEYLGNLFKRQGLYNALKRAGAREGDTVEIGTFRFEYFDEDEQDRG from the coding sequence ATGGCATTTAGAGACGTCCTGAATATCGAGGTGGCTGCCGGGAATGGTGGCGACGGCAGCATGAGTTTCCACCGGGCGAAGTACATGGAGAAGGGCGGCCCGGACGGCGGTCACGGCGGGAAGGGCGGCGACATCATCCTGCGGGCCACCCAGAGCGTGGAGTCGCTGGAGCGCCTGGTGGGCAAGCGCAAGTTCAAGGCCCCGAACGGCGGCTACGGCGAGGGCCGTCTGCGGCAGGGGGCCGATGGCGAGGACGTGTTTATCGACGTTCCGGTGGGCACCACGGCGTTCGACGAGGACAGCGGCAAGGTCATTGCCGATCTGGTGGCGGTGGGCCAGGAGAAGGTCATCGCGCGGGGGGGCGCGGGGGGGCGTGGCAATAGCACCTTTACCAGCAGTACCCGTCAGGCCCCGCGGTTTGCTGAATTGGGCGTGCCGGGGCAGAAGCGCCGCGTGCGGCTGGAACTGCGCCTGATTGCCGACGTGGGCCTGGTGGGCTATCCGAACGCCGGGAAAAGCAGCCTGCTGGCAGCCCTGTCCCGCGCCAACCCGGCCATCGCGGATTATCCGTTCACCACCCTGTCGCCCATCCTGGGGGTGGTGCAGCGCGAAAACGCCGATGAACGCTTCACCATGGCCGACATTCCCGGCATCATCGAGGGCGCGTCCGAGGGCAAGGGGCTGGGCCTGGAATTCCTGCGGCACATCAGCCGCACGCGCCTGCTTATTTACGTGCTGGACGTGACCCGCGACCCGGTGGAAGAACTGCGCCAGCTTCAGGCCGAGCTGCGAACCTACGACGCCACGCTGCTGGAAAATGTGGCCGTGATCGCGCTGAACAAGATCGAGCTGGTCGACGAGGAACTGGCCAGTATGGTCGAGGACGACCTGGTTCACTCTGGCCTGCCTGTGCTGAAGGTGAGCGCCAGGGAAGGCCACGGGCTGCCCGAACTCAAGGAAACCCTTTTCCAGATGCTGCCCGAATTCGAGTTGTGGGCCGAGCGCAACGCGCTGGAGTTGGAGCCCGATCAGGTCATCGAGGCGCCGCTCAGCATCACTTTCCGCATCGATCCGGCCGCCAAAGGCGTGGGGATCATCAACGACGGGCAACCCGAGCGCGTGTGGGAAGTTCACGGCGGCGGGTTTCAGGAGAAACTGGTGCGCTTCTCGCGGTACATGGAGGAAGCTGCCGAGTACCTGGGCAACCTGTTCAAGCGCCAGGGTCTGTACAACGCCCTGAAACGCGCCGGAGCACGCGAAGGCGACACCGTGGAGATCGGCACGTTCCGTTTCGAGTACTTCGACGAGGACGAACAGGACAGGGGATAG